From a single Bos indicus isolate NIAB-ARS_2022 breed Sahiwal x Tharparkar chromosome 11, NIAB-ARS_B.indTharparkar_mat_pri_1.0, whole genome shotgun sequence genomic region:
- the PTRHD1 gene encoding putative peptidyl-tRNA hydrolase PTRHD1 — MHRGVGPAFQLSRKMAASGGEPQILVQYLVLRKDLTQPPFSWPAGAVVAQACHAATAALHLHRDHPHTAAYLRELERMRKVVLEAPDETTLKLLAETLQQKNIDHKLWMEQPENIPTCIALRPYPKEEVSQYLKKFRLFK, encoded by the exons ATGCACCGCGGGGTAGGCCCGGCCTTTCAGTTGAGCAGGAAGATGGCGGCCTCTGGCGGAGAGCCGCAGATCCTGGTACAGTACTTGGTGTTACGAAAGGATCTAACACAGCCTCCATTTTCCTGGCCAGCAGGCGCAGTGGTTGCACAGGCCTGTCACGCAGCCACCGCGGCCTTGCACCTTCACCGCGACCACCCGCACACAGCAGCTTACCTCCGGGAGCTAGAGCGCATGCGCAAGGTGGTCCTCGAG GCCCCGGATGAGACCACCTTAAAGTTGCTGGCAGAGACGCTGCAACAGAAGAACATTGACCACAAGCTGTGGATGGAGCAGCCAGAGAATATACCCACTTGCATTGCGCTCCGTCCCTACCCCAAGGAAGAAGTGAGCCAGTATTTGAAGAAGTTCCGATTGTTCAAATGA